The Desulfonatronovibrio hydrogenovorans DSM 9292 genome includes a window with the following:
- a CDS encoding lytic transglycosylase, translated as MAYRFFLVAVSAFLLTACATAKPDKSASLDLSPVAQKDRVLGEDDLSFEADLAQQTLEAEGLDLTPDKVRELADEPLTEAEEKALETEVGFDFFLDAQETQAMENYFKMFTHTHRTTFENWLRRSEQFLPYIRDVFEERGLPLDLIYLPFAESGFNAWAYSRAGAAGLWQFMPATGRHYGMRVDWWLDQRRDPYISTHKAADYLEKLYGDFDDWYLALAAYNAGEGRVARALRQSGHDNYFDLIKGPYLARETRNYVPKFLAILKIVHNLEELGFEPINWEAAPALQKTEVRPGTDLLALARACNMSWDEFKNLNPAFRRQVSPSDSKARVVLPEEKLELARNFLESPDSAPYAGYQRYQVRNGDSWWRISNRFGVPVNVLKAVNNTNSNLLRTGQYVIVPASGSTGGQALASQGTTTQDHAQRRGSYIVQRGDTLWNISRKFNVNMDTLMAANGISNARSLRAGQTLYIPGPTQASAQEGSGRLVNYQVRRGDTIWGIAQRFGVRASDLQRWNNISGNQIIRPGDSLRVYVR; from the coding sequence ATGGCATATCGTTTTTTTCTGGTGGCGGTCAGTGCTTTTTTACTGACAGCCTGTGCCACTGCCAAGCCTGACAAATCCGCCTCCCTTGATCTATCTCCGGTTGCACAAAAAGACCGTGTTCTTGGGGAAGATGATTTGTCCTTTGAGGCTGATCTGGCCCAGCAGACTCTGGAAGCTGAGGGGTTGGATCTTACTCCCGACAAGGTCAGGGAACTGGCTGATGAACCCTTGACCGAAGCCGAGGAAAAGGCTCTTGAAACCGAGGTGGGTTTTGATTTTTTTCTTGATGCCCAGGAAACCCAGGCCATGGAAAATTACTTCAAGATGTTCACGCATACCCACCGGACCACCTTTGAGAACTGGTTGAGAAGGTCTGAACAGTTTCTTCCTTATATCAGGGATGTTTTTGAAGAAAGGGGACTGCCCCTGGATCTGATCTATCTGCCTTTTGCTGAGAGCGGGTTCAATGCCTGGGCATACTCCAGGGCTGGAGCAGCCGGGCTCTGGCAGTTCATGCCGGCTACCGGAAGACACTACGGCATGCGGGTGGACTGGTGGCTGGATCAGCGCAGAGACCCTTACATATCAACCCATAAGGCTGCCGACTACCTGGAAAAGCTTTATGGCGACTTTGACGACTGGTATCTTGCCCTGGCTGCTTATAATGCTGGAGAAGGCCGGGTGGCAAGGGCACTCAGGCAGAGCGGTCATGATAATTACTTTGATCTGATCAAAGGTCCTTATCTGGCCCGGGAAACCAGGAACTATGTGCCTAAATTTCTTGCTATTCTTAAGATAGTCCATAATCTTGAAGAACTGGGATTTGAACCCATCAACTGGGAAGCAGCTCCGGCCCTGCAGAAAACCGAAGTCAGGCCTGGAACCGATCTGCTGGCCCTTGCCAGGGCCTGCAACATGAGCTGGGATGAGTTCAAGAATCTGAACCCGGCCTTTAGAAGACAGGTCAGCCCTTCTGACTCCAAGGCCAGAGTTGTGCTGCCAGAAGAGAAGCTGGAGCTGGCCAGGAATTTTCTGGAAAGTCCTGATTCAGCACCCTATGCAGGGTACCAGAGATACCAGGTCAGAAATGGTGATTCCTGGTGGAGGATATCAAACCGCTTTGGAGTCCCGGTCAATGTGCTTAAGGCGGTGAACAACACCAACTCCAATCTGCTCAGGACCGGTCAGTACGTGATTGTTCCTGCTTCAGGCTCCACCGGCGGGCAGGCCTTGGCTTCCCAGGGGACAACCACCCAGGACCATGCCCAGAGGCGAGGTTCTTATATTGTGCAGCGAGGGGACACCCTGTGGAATATTTCCAGAAAATTTAACGTGAATATGGACACGCTGATGGCTGCCAACGGCATAAGTAATGCCAGGTCATTAAGGGCGGGACAGACACTGTACATCCCGGGTCCGACCCAGGCCTCTGCCCAGGAAGGCTCAGGCCGGCTGGTCAACTACCAGGTGCGCAGGGGAGATACCATCTGGGGAATAGCCCAGCGTTTCGGAGTCCGGGCCAGTGATTTGCAGAGGTGGAACAATATTTCCGGCAACCAGATCATCAGGCCTGGAGACAGCCTCAGGGTCTATGTGCGGTAG
- a CDS encoding hybrid sensor histidine kinase/response regulator, whose translation MPPHEQDLTTWLTERVSYLEDAYRSVLQSLQTAAEGGDFRPSAGQFHDQVDVLKDCALRVMRLAPFESVGFWVVDEETSDFSLGYFTPVEAEDFMTKEFDRLTDEGMVALALMGENPIYAAGSKPGYRHVIQVLATSSRVRGLLIGRLETGKVLSEAASPLLMITAQNCASSLEALELYGLLKDKNRDLKEQMQQLAARESQLKREIVNRKAVQARLEILAQAFINSLEGMLIIDSSGLILEANPAFCSMIRQSRDKIINRTFVDLLKWLRINGELKKIIQQVRAKGSFEGEIQARLHKGSALIHALVSVSISLDDSGRPDSYIVVVHDTTDRRNQEKALLEAEKRYREIFELAPVAIFRTTPDGRFLMVNPAYSTMLGFGSPQEMIRSVNDIGTQLYHDPAERIEYVRQLREKGMVDGFETRLKRQDGGLVWVSINSRTVLNEQGNILFIDGFLRDITAFKENEQQRYRAEQEREKLQNQLNQAQKMESIGRLAGGVAHDFNNMLQVILGYSRMAMARTSSDSPLVHPLEEIQKAADRSVDLARQLLAFARKQTIRPKVLNLNDTISDMMGMLQSLIGEHLILEWTPAPDLLLTRVDPSQIDQILVNLVINARDAISGQGSISIATKNFEMDESFCREHPECLAGDYVLLEVADSGCGMDEHVLSKMFEPFFTTKGLGVGTGLGLATVYGIVKQNNGYIYAHSRPGHGTVFSVYFPGIQGEQASFFGRKQAQQDLARGSGTVLLVEDEEMVLELTSEVLEQLGYTVLSSSSPTLALEKAKEYQGEIDLLVTDVNMPVMNGPELARKIRTVRPDIRVLFMSGYTSDLMRHQDLLCNETLFLQKPFSAEELSQKIRRVLDVSGQGRSA comes from the coding sequence ATGCCGCCCCATGAGCAAGACCTGACAACATGGCTCACTGAGCGTGTTTCATATCTGGAAGATGCATACAGATCCGTGTTGCAATCACTGCAGACAGCGGCTGAAGGCGGTGATTTCCGCCCGTCAGCCGGTCAATTTCATGATCAGGTGGATGTACTGAAAGACTGTGCCCTCAGGGTCATGCGGCTGGCTCCTTTTGAGTCCGTAGGATTCTGGGTAGTTGATGAGGAAACTTCGGATTTTTCTCTAGGCTACTTTACCCCTGTGGAGGCCGAGGATTTCATGACAAAGGAGTTTGACCGGCTGACCGACGAGGGAATGGTCGCTCTGGCCCTGATGGGAGAAAATCCTATATATGCCGCTGGCTCCAAACCTGGTTACAGGCATGTGATCCAGGTTCTGGCCACGTCTTCCAGGGTAAGAGGTCTTCTAATCGGCCGGCTGGAAACAGGCAAAGTGCTTTCAGAAGCGGCCTCTCCTCTGCTCATGATTACCGCTCAGAACTGCGCCTCATCCCTGGAAGCACTGGAACTTTATGGGCTCTTGAAGGACAAAAACAGGGACCTCAAGGAGCAGATGCAGCAGCTGGCTGCCAGAGAGAGCCAGCTGAAAAGGGAGATAGTCAACCGCAAGGCTGTTCAGGCCCGTCTGGAAATTCTCGCCCAGGCTTTTATCAATTCTCTGGAAGGGATGCTCATCATTGATTCTTCCGGCCTTATTCTGGAGGCCAATCCAGCCTTTTGTTCAATGATCAGGCAAAGCAGGGACAAGATCATCAACCGGACCTTTGTTGACCTCCTGAAATGGCTGCGCATCAATGGAGAGTTGAAAAAGATAATCCAGCAGGTCAGAGCAAAGGGCTCCTTTGAAGGGGAAATTCAGGCTAGGCTCCATAAGGGAAGTGCACTCATACATGCCCTGGTTTCAGTGAGCATTTCGCTGGACGATTCAGGCAGACCGGACAGCTATATTGTGGTTGTCCATGATACAACTGACCGGCGGAATCAGGAGAAAGCCCTGCTGGAAGCTGAAAAAAGATACAGGGAGATATTTGAGCTGGCGCCGGTGGCAATTTTCAGAACCACTCCTGATGGACGGTTCTTAATGGTCAATCCTGCTTATTCGACAATGCTCGGTTTTGGCTCTCCCCAGGAAATGATCCGATCTGTCAATGACATCGGAACCCAGCTTTATCATGATCCAGCAGAGAGAATCGAGTATGTCCGTCAGCTTCGGGAAAAAGGAATGGTTGACGGCTTTGAGACAAGGCTGAAGCGTCAGGATGGAGGGCTGGTCTGGGTCTCCATTAACAGCCGGACCGTCCTGAACGAGCAGGGAAACATTCTGTTCATTGACGGATTTCTCAGGGATATCACCGCATTCAAGGAAAATGAGCAGCAAAGATACCGGGCTGAGCAGGAAAGGGAAAAACTCCAGAATCAGCTCAATCAGGCTCAGAAGATGGAATCCATAGGCAGACTGGCCGGAGGGGTGGCCCATGATTTCAACAACATGCTCCAGGTCATTCTGGGTTACTCCAGGATGGCCATGGCCAGGACATCTTCTGACAGTCCCCTGGTCCACCCCCTGGAGGAAATTCAGAAAGCAGCCGACCGTTCAGTGGATCTGGCCCGTCAGCTCCTGGCCTTTGCCCGTAAGCAGACCATCAGACCCAAAGTTCTTAATCTCAACGATACCATTTCCGATATGATGGGCATGCTGCAAAGTCTGATCGGTGAACACCTGATCCTTGAGTGGACCCCTGCCCCGGATCTCCTTCTGACCAGGGTGGACCCTTCCCAGATCGACCAGATACTGGTCAACCTGGTTATCAATGCCAGGGACGCCATTTCCGGGCAAGGTTCTATCTCAATTGCAACAAAAAATTTTGAAATGGATGAATCCTTTTGCAGGGAGCATCCGGAATGTCTGGCTGGAGACTATGTCCTGCTGGAGGTTGCAGACAGCGGGTGCGGTATGGATGAACATGTCCTTTCGAAAATGTTTGAACCCTTTTTTACCACCAAAGGCCTGGGCGTGGGCACCGGTCTGGGGCTGGCCACTGTATACGGCATAGTCAAACAGAACAATGGGTACATCTATGCCCATAGCCGGCCAGGACATGGAACAGTCTTCAGCGTATATTTCCCGGGCATCCAGGGTGAACAGGCCTCTTTTTTCGGTCGGAAACAGGCTCAGCAGGATCTGGCCAGGGGCTCCGGAACCGTCCTGCTGGTGGAGGATGAAGAGATGGTCCTTGAATTGACATCCGAGGTGCTGGAGCAACTTGGGTATACCGTGCTTTCTTCTTCCAGCCCGACTCTGGCCCTGGAAAAGGCAAAAGAGTATCAGGGAGAAATTGACCTTCTTGTTACCGACGTAAACATGCCTGTTATGAACGGTCCTGAACTGGCCCGGAAGATCAGGACCGTGAGACCTGATATAAGGGTGTTGTTCATGTCCGGCTATACATCGGACCTGATGCGTCATCAGGATTTGCTTTGCAATGAGACCCTTTTTCTTCAAAAACCCTTTTCTGCTGAAGAGCTTTCGCAAAAGATCCGCCGGGTCCTGGACGTATCCGGACAAGGCCGGTCAGCCTGA
- a CDS encoding 4Fe-4S dicluster domain-containing protein produces the protein MSRVEFREERCKGCLLCTHVCPTEILVQSDRFNKQGYKVVCVKNGDMSGCKGCAFCAEICPDEAIIVYRSKKDSQDGKVMEDADV, from the coding sequence ATGTCGCGAGTAGAATTTAGGGAAGAGAGATGCAAGGGTTGCCTTCTCTGTACCCATGTCTGTCCCACGGAGATCCTGGTTCAGTCGGACAGATTCAATAAGCAGGGGTACAAAGTTGTCTGCGTGAAAAACGGAGATATGTCCGGATGCAAGGGATGCGCCTTTTGCGCGGAAATATGTCCGGATGAGGCCATAATCGTCTATCGGAGCAAAAAAGATTCCCAGGACGGGAAAGTGATGGAGGATGCTGATGTCTAG
- a CDS encoding 3-methyl-2-oxobutanoate dehydrogenase subunit VorB, whose protein sequence is MLMSRIFIKGNVAIARGALDAGCRCYFGYPITPQNDIPEFMSKAMPEAGGEFVQAESEVAAANMLLGAAACGIRAMTSSSSPGMSLKQEALSYMAGSELPGVVVNMNRGGPGLGDIGPSQGDYFQSVKGGGHGDYRLLVLAPGTVQEAYDLTILAFELAFAYRNPVLILGDAIIGQMQEPITPQKPVAVDPFEGGSWRLEGAGQREPRVIKSLHLTDGALAGHNLKLQEKYQRAGKECRHEEFLTQDAELIVVAYGSIGRIVKSTIRKLRKEGVRVGLIRPITLFPFPSRVLFDLADQGKKFLTIEHNMGQMVEDVRLAICGKAESRFYGQLPGNLPTPNDFEQPIIDAVRS, encoded by the coding sequence ATGCTGATGTCTAGGATCTTTATCAAGGGCAATGTGGCCATTGCCAGAGGAGCATTGGATGCTGGCTGCAGGTGTTATTTCGGCTACCCCATCACTCCCCAGAACGATATCCCTGAGTTCATGTCCAAAGCCATGCCCGAGGCTGGTGGCGAATTTGTCCAGGCCGAGAGCGAGGTGGCAGCGGCCAATATGCTCCTGGGAGCTGCAGCCTGCGGAATAAGGGCCATGACCTCTTCTTCCAGCCCTGGCATGTCCCTGAAACAGGAAGCTCTTTCTTATATGGCTGGAAGTGAGCTGCCCGGGGTTGTGGTTAATATGAACCGGGGAGGACCTGGGCTTGGAGATATTGGCCCGTCCCAGGGAGACTATTTTCAGTCGGTCAAGGGAGGCGGACACGGAGACTACCGTCTGCTGGTTCTTGCCCCCGGGACTGTTCAGGAGGCTTATGACCTGACCATCCTGGCCTTTGAACTGGCCTTTGCCTATCGCAATCCTGTCCTGATTCTGGGCGATGCTATCATCGGACAGATGCAGGAACCCATTACTCCTCAGAAGCCGGTTGCTGTAGATCCCTTTGAGGGAGGCTCATGGCGTCTTGAGGGGGCCGGACAAAGAGAGCCCAGGGTGATAAAGTCCCTGCACCTGACCGATGGAGCCCTGGCCGGGCACAACCTGAAGCTTCAGGAAAAATATCAGCGGGCCGGAAAGGAATGCCGCCATGAAGAATTTTTGACCCAGGATGCCGAACTGATCGTAGTGGCCTATGGATCCATAGGGCGCATCGTAAAGTCGACCATCCGCAAGTTGAGAAAAGAGGGAGTAAGGGTCGGCCTGATCAGGCCCATTACCCTGTTTCCATTCCCTTCCAGAGTACTTTTTGACCTGGCAGATCAGGGGAAGAAATTTTTGACCATTGAGCATAATATGGGTCAGATGGTGGAGGATGTCCGCCTGGCCATCTGCGGCAAAGCTGAAAGCAGGTTTTACGGACAGCTTCCAGGAAACCTGCCAACTCCCAACGATTTTGAACAGCCGATTATTGATGCGGTAAGGAGCTGA
- a CDS encoding TrmH family RNA methyltransferase yields the protein MDTSYILGRKPVLEALSLQRGKVEQVLIKKPVPRNLEQVIETCRKLGIRFRLVAGAELDKAGRCHQGVAAIIRAVSPVAWEDVLSGTPDSAFPVILALDQVQDPGNLGTLARTMAAFGGSGIVIPKDRSALPGTGAMKSSAGALARINMVQVTNMARALDLADEQGFTIYGAVPDQGLSVFDADFSFPAVLVLGGEQKGIRPNVLKRCQEKIHIPMPGGFDSLNVAQAGAVILGQMLKIARP from the coding sequence ATGGATACCAGCTACATTCTAGGTCGAAAGCCGGTTCTTGAGGCTTTGTCCCTCCAGAGGGGCAAGGTTGAACAGGTGCTTATCAAAAAACCCGTGCCCAGAAATCTTGAGCAGGTCATAGAGACGTGCAGAAAACTTGGAATCAGGTTCCGGCTGGTGGCAGGCGCCGAACTGGACAAGGCAGGCAGATGCCATCAGGGTGTGGCTGCCATAATCCGGGCTGTATCTCCAGTTGCATGGGAGGATGTCCTGTCAGGCACTCCTGATTCAGCCTTTCCGGTAATCCTGGCCCTTGATCAGGTACAGGACCCGGGCAACCTGGGGACTCTGGCCAGAACCATGGCTGCTTTTGGTGGTTCCGGTATTGTCATCCCCAAAGACAGGAGCGCTCTCCCGGGAACAGGAGCCATGAAATCATCGGCCGGAGCCCTGGCCAGAATAAACATGGTCCAAGTCACAAACATGGCCAGGGCTCTGGATCTGGCTGATGAGCAGGGCTTCACCATTTACGGAGCTGTGCCGGATCAAGGTTTGAGCGTATTTGATGCAGACTTTTCTTTTCCTGCAGTCCTTGTGCTCGGGGGGGAACAAAAAGGGATCAGGCCCAATGTCCTGAAACGTTGCCAGGAAAAAATACACATTCCCATGCCCGGAGGATTTGATTCTCTCAACGTGGCCCAGGCAGGGGCTGTCATTCTGGGGCAGATGTTAAAGATCGCCAGACCTTAA
- the aroE gene encoding shikimate dehydrogenase, whose protein sequence is MYQAYGVLGHPLGHSLSPLLHNLAFEQLGMKRSYFRWQIKSEDLPFFMKAVRILPLSGVSVTIPYKEKIMPFLDEISPEAREIGAVNTLYWDKDRLWGTNTDYLGFMAPIREMKITSALVLGAGGASRSVLYGLKKLGVKEIYLCNRNREKADQSAKEFDVERVDWSKRRYIRAGILVNTTPLGTKGDNQDLSPWDLDAYPFKVVYDLVYNPVKTRLLRSAEQKGVTVVSGLSMFVHQAREQFRTWTGEVFDPDWAEEVLHREMEGI, encoded by the coding sequence ATGTATCAAGCCTATGGTGTCCTGGGTCATCCTCTGGGACACTCCCTGAGCCCATTACTGCACAACTTGGCTTTTGAGCAACTGGGCATGAAAAGGTCCTATTTCAGGTGGCAGATTAAATCCGAGGATCTGCCTTTTTTCATGAAGGCGGTGCGGATCCTTCCCCTGTCCGGGGTAAGCGTCACCATCCCCTATAAGGAAAAAATCATGCCTTTTCTGGATGAAATCAGTCCAGAGGCCCGGGAGATCGGAGCGGTAAACACCTTGTACTGGGATAAGGACAGGCTTTGGGGAACAAATACGGACTACCTGGGGTTCATGGCCCCCATCAGGGAGATGAAAATCACATCTGCCCTTGTTCTTGGAGCAGGCGGTGCCTCACGCTCTGTCTTGTATGGTCTGAAAAAGCTTGGGGTAAAGGAAATTTATCTGTGCAACAGGAATCGGGAAAAAGCAGATCAGTCAGCAAAGGAATTTGACGTGGAGCGGGTTGACTGGTCCAAGCGCAGATACATCAGGGCCGGAATCCTGGTCAACACTACTCCCCTGGGCACTAAAGGGGACAATCAGGATTTGAGCCCCTGGGACCTGGATGCTTATCCTTTTAAAGTGGTCTATGATCTTGTCTATAATCCGGTTAAGACCAGGTTGCTGCGCTCTGCAGAACAAAAAGGTGTCACGGTTGTTTCCGGATTGTCCATGTTTGTCCATCAGGCCAGAGAGCAGTTCAGGACCTGGACGGGTGAGGTATTTGATCCGGACTGGGCTGAAGAAGTGTTGCACAGGGAAATGGAAGGAATTTGA
- a CDS encoding 2-oxoacid:acceptor oxidoreductase family protein: protein MGVYNDAIIAGFGGQGVMLIGNLLAYSAMENGLNVTYIPVYGPEMRGGTANCTVVISQEDIGSPIIKNPLGLIALNRPSLDKFQPMVQDQGIVIVNSSLVDMELADRKRLQVHPVPANEIADKLGNTRMANMVALGAYVQATGVIPLEVVQKSLVNVIAAHYSHLIPKNAEALEAGAAVIK, encoded by the coding sequence ATGGGAGTATACAACGACGCAATAATTGCCGGGTTCGGCGGCCAGGGGGTCATGCTCATTGGTAACCTCCTGGCATACTCGGCCATGGAAAACGGACTCAATGTCACCTATATCCCTGTGTACGGCCCAGAAATGCGTGGTGGAACCGCTAATTGCACGGTGGTTATCTCCCAGGAGGATATTGGTTCGCCTATTATCAAAAATCCTCTGGGGCTGATTGCTCTGAACAGGCCTTCTCTGGACAAGTTCCAGCCCATGGTCCAGGATCAGGGCATTGTGATTGTCAATTCATCCCTGGTGGATATGGAACTGGCCGACAGGAAGAGACTTCAGGTTCATCCGGTACCAGCCAATGAGATCGCTGATAAGCTCGGCAACACCCGCATGGCCAATATGGTTGCCCTAGGCGCTTATGTCCAGGCTACAGGAGTGATTCCTCTGGAGGTTGTTCAGAAAAGCCTGGTCAATGTCATTGCAGCCCACTACAGTCACCTCATCCCCAAAAACGCCGAAGCCCTGGAAGCAGGAGCGGCTGTGATAAAATAA
- a CDS encoding thiamine pyrophosphate-dependent enzyme, with amino-acid sequence MEEVLAYKSPLLLDDRLSHYCPGCHHGTVHKLVAGCLEELGVGDNTVCVGSIGCSVFIYNYLTLDTVEAPHGRAPAVATGVKRSRPDKFVFTYQGDGDLASIGLAEIMHAANRGERISVVFVNNTVYGMTGGQMAPTTMIGQKTTTCPGGRCADREGLPMKMAEIIAGLGGVRYSARVAVNNIKNLKKARKVLKKAFEIQLAGKGFGFVEFLASCPTNWRMTSLAANERVEKEMIPYFPLGVFKDEQGDS; translated from the coding sequence ATGGAAGAAGTTTTGGCATATAAATCACCTTTGCTTTTGGATGACCGGCTCAGCCACTATTGTCCCGGGTGCCATCACGGAACAGTGCACAAGCTTGTGGCCGGGTGTCTTGAAGAACTGGGTGTTGGTGATAACACTGTCTGCGTGGGGTCCATCGGCTGTTCGGTTTTCATTTACAATTATTTGACCCTGGATACTGTGGAAGCCCCTCATGGACGGGCTCCGGCCGTAGCCACCGGGGTCAAGAGAAGCAGGCCGGACAAGTTTGTATTTACCTACCAGGGCGATGGGGACCTGGCCTCCATCGGTCTGGCCGAAATAATGCATGCTGCCAATCGCGGAGAAAGGATATCAGTAGTTTTTGTTAATAATACTGTTTACGGGATGACCGGCGGACAGATGGCTCCCACGACCATGATCGGTCAGAAGACCACTACCTGCCCAGGAGGGAGGTGTGCTGACCGGGAAGGACTGCCCATGAAAATGGCTGAAATAATTGCTGGACTCGGTGGAGTCAGGTATTCGGCCAGAGTGGCGGTCAATAATATCAAAAACCTGAAAAAGGCCCGGAAGGTCCTGAAAAAGGCCTTTGAGATCCAGCTTGCTGGAAAGGGATTTGGTTTTGTGGAATTTCTGGCCTCATGTCCCACCAACTGGAGAATGACTTCTTTGGCCGCCAATGAGAGGGTGGAAAAGGAAATGATCCCCTATTTCCCCCTCGGTGTTTTCAAGGATGAACAAGGAGATTCATAA
- a CDS encoding HDOD domain-containing protein: MNTISIDEIKPGMILATDLRTRHGRLLLPSGSEITEEHLKIARIWGITEAKITDDQFHEKDSSTEFDPEIQRVLDALASWRFACCDHEQAVVRQLVRLFRKRVARGLTRNKVRELVGKYRGPGNLQERIKLFDQETEKPRCEDIVQKEVGLVSLPEVFHEIVEVVRSPTSSAGHIAEVISRDPSLSSRILRLVNSSFYGFMARVDTLTRAVAIVGTVEITNLAMGIAVTSTFTDIPPEIVDMPDFWEHSLAVGVLARIMAAQTKCPGLERLFVGGLLHDIGRLVLLKNYPRLSGRMILATSVRPATLYQLEKKSMGFSHAGLGGRLLKEWEIPESLADMVGFHHCPEKALDSQEACLIHIADIISHALGLGHSGARRVPPITDKTWKRTGLPVTVLPAVAAQAENQLRDLMRIIVQDQSNAAP; this comes from the coding sequence ATGAACACCATCAGCATTGATGAGATAAAGCCGGGCATGATCCTGGCTACGGATCTGAGGACCAGGCACGGAAGACTTCTTTTGCCTTCCGGGTCCGAGATCACTGAGGAACATCTCAAAATTGCCAGGATATGGGGGATTACCGAGGCAAAGATTACTGACGACCAGTTCCATGAGAAGGACTCCTCAACAGAGTTTGATCCAGAGATACAAAGAGTCCTGGATGCACTGGCCAGCTGGAGATTCGCCTGCTGCGATCATGAACAGGCCGTTGTCCGACAGCTTGTCCGGTTATTCAGGAAGAGGGTGGCCAGGGGGTTAACCAGGAATAAAGTCAGGGAACTGGTTGGTAAATATCGCGGTCCAGGCAACCTGCAGGAAAGAATAAAATTATTTGACCAGGAAACAGAAAAACCCCGGTGTGAAGATATAGTCCAGAAGGAAGTGGGGCTTGTTTCTCTGCCAGAGGTGTTTCACGAAATAGTGGAAGTGGTCAGGAGTCCCACCAGTTCGGCCGGGCATATTGCTGAGGTGATCAGCAGGGATCCCAGTCTGTCGTCCAGGATACTGAGGCTGGTGAACAGCTCGTTTTATGGATTTATGGCCAGGGTGGACACCCTGACTAGGGCAGTGGCCATAGTGGGAACCGTTGAAATAACCAATCTGGCCATGGGTATCGCAGTCACCTCCACGTTTACGGACATCCCTCCGGAAATTGTGGATATGCCGGATTTCTGGGAACACAGCTTGGCAGTTGGGGTGCTGGCCAGGATCATGGCTGCCCAGACCAAATGTCCTGGTCTGGAAAGGCTTTTTGTTGGTGGTCTGCTCCATGATATTGGTCGTCTGGTGCTCCTGAAAAACTATCCAAGACTATCTGGCAGGATGATCCTGGCAACATCGGTTCGACCTGCCACTCTTTACCAGCTGGAAAAGAAAAGCATGGGGTTTTCCCACGCCGGCCTTGGAGGCAGACTGCTCAAAGAATGGGAAATACCCGAAAGCCTGGCTGATATGGTCGGATTTCACCATTGCCCGGAAAAGGCCCTGGATTCACAGGAAGCCTGTCTGATTCATATAGCTGATATCATCTCTCATGCCCTTGGACTGGGCCACAGCGGCGCCAGAAGGGTCCCTCCCATTACTGACAAGACTTGGAAAAGAACCGGACTACCAGTAACTGTCCTGCCTGCGGTGGCTGCCCAGGCTGAAAATCAGCTGCGCGATCTCATGCGCATTATTGTCCAGGATCAATCCAATGCCGCCCCATGA
- a CDS encoding outer membrane protein assembly factor BamD, protein MKKLLIQTISILTMLSLWGCAFFDRGPRPLEDSPWELAQAGTSAMEEERYRQAIRYFSELKDRYPFSPHTPVAEVALGDAYFQSGNYTAAVNAYREFLEMNPRHELVPYTLFRTGLANFSKFKTVDRPQTHMVDALEYFHRVRESYPDSEYAEYAGYYIVQARTKMAEHELFVADFYWRTKRYGSAWQRYRYVVENFKDLPEIAEYASQRSKVSYYKFQKDQSRQKRDEDQGSWRDWFEWL, encoded by the coding sequence ATGAAAAAACTTTTGATCCAGACCATATCCATCCTGACCATGCTCAGCCTCTGGGGCTGCGCCTTTTTTGACCGAGGCCCGCGTCCTCTTGAAGACAGTCCCTGGGAACTGGCCCAGGCCGGAACATCGGCCATGGAGGAAGAGCGATACCGCCAGGCCATCAGGTATTTTTCCGAACTCAAGGACAGATATCCGTTCTCTCCACACACCCCTGTGGCTGAGGTAGCCCTGGGGGACGCTTATTTCCAGTCCGGCAATTACACTGCTGCCGTAAACGCCTACAGGGAATTTCTGGAGATGAATCCCAGACATGAGCTGGTTCCCTATACCCTGTTCCGGACCGGCTTAGCCAATTTCAGCAAGTTCAAGACAGTGGACCGCCCCCAGACCCATATGGTTGATGCCCTGGAATATTTTCACCGGGTCAGGGAGTCTTACCCTGACTCTGAATATGCCGAATACGCAGGATACTATATTGTCCAGGCCAGGACAAAGATGGCTGAACACGAACTTTTTGTGGCTGATTTTTACTGGCGGACCAAAAGGTATGGCTCAGCCTGGCAGAGATACAGGTATGTGGTGGAAAACTTCAAAGACCTTCCTGAAATTGCTGAATACGCCAGCCAGAGGTCCAAGGTGAGCTATTATAAATTTCAAAAAGACCAGTCCAGGCAAAAACGGGATGAAGACCAGGGATCCTGGAGAGACTGGTTTGAATGGCTTTAA